A region of Phycisphaerae bacterium DNA encodes the following proteins:
- a CDS encoding Dabb family protein, translated as MSTFVHAVFFTCKPSATPEQIKLLASDCRSMLTQIPSVRQLVAGRREESMTRPVNDTAYHVGLVVHFDDLSGYRLYADHPLHMEFVAKHKAFWADLRVCDFVAG; from the coding sequence ATGTCCACCTTCGTTCACGCGGTCTTTTTCACGTGCAAGCCGAGCGCGACCCCCGAGCAGATCAAGCTGCTGGCGTCCGACTGCCGTTCGATGCTGACTCAGATTCCATCGGTCCGGCAGTTGGTGGCGGGGCGGCGGGAGGAGAGCATGACCCGCCCGGTGAACGACACGGCCTACCATGTTGGGCTGGTGGTTCACTTTGACGACCTTTCCGGCTATCGGCTTTACGCCGACCATCCCTTGCACATGGAGTTTGTCGCCAAGCACAAGGCGTTTTGGGCGGACCTGCGGGTCTGCGACTTTGTCGCCGGGTGA
- the secF gene encoding protein translocase subunit SecF, whose product VILAILATILVVMFMAIYYTFNGVIADVALLMNLVITLGVMSFLQATFTLPGIAGMVLTLGMAVDANVLIYERMREELSRGVSARMAVKLGYEKAFSAILDSNVTTILTAVILGSLGSEEIKGFGLTLGIGLTISLFTALFVTRRYYHFMTATDPGVEETRKAWLATGVLVAAGAICMGLGYLLNTDPKVRAESGWWGLGGLLLVLFLTSLLLLGSLYTFRFLYRVTGYYKANRLPMLKLINLTNIDWMSMVKYLWPCSGIFIVLGFTLLFSIDKSQYLDIEFLGGTGVQVQIKPERSADFAVEGDEKVKGYVTNGRDDTPATAVGWLRHAAKQVTEASVTASTQGADQYLITTGEGFTQAQMEALLLPTLEEFIVRGGIRPAENGYLIQFNPEKIQGLVTDAASAQVKVRSASGYISAAANLMRGARVQLVEEGSGKETLKAYEIIVTETQKTLVAESLLAAMQDVLKVTQSIQAKIPEKAKATDGVFPIKMGDNTLVDAIGEDLARGSAESVAAFKGGVAIVFDDLTPVVTPREMERRLRNMRLQPDFEDAGWRDAKVIPLISEAAPPGTSAEDVSCKRIAILVSDPAIPYIEGESNESWKTQVAGKELKLAEEALASSRALERVTQFAPQVAQEAVQKAIIAIVLSLIAIAIYVWVRFGSVGFGLGGIISLFHDVATTIAALMICHHIHDTWLGRLLMLEDFKFDLNIIAALLTILGFSINDTIVIYDRIREIRGRLSTVSPNIINNAVNQTLSRTIITSFTVFLCVGAMYFFGGDGIHGFCFAMLFGIFTGTYSTVMIASPILYHPRVMWVTTIVLSALTALLIATVVSIGWLRYTLMVLIVAGALFALVRQWAATAGAREPVRAGVTA is encoded by the coding sequence TGTTATCTTGGCCATCCTGGCCACCATCCTGGTGGTCATGTTCATGGCCATCTACTACACCTTCAACGGGGTTATCGCGGACGTTGCCCTGCTGATGAACCTGGTGATCACGCTCGGGGTCATGTCGTTCCTGCAAGCGACGTTCACGCTGCCGGGCATTGCGGGCATGGTGTTGACCTTGGGCATGGCGGTGGACGCGAACGTGCTCATCTATGAGCGTATGCGTGAGGAGTTGAGTCGAGGCGTGTCGGCCCGGATGGCGGTCAAACTCGGCTATGAGAAGGCTTTCAGCGCGATTCTCGACTCGAACGTGACCACGATTTTGACGGCCGTGATTCTGGGCTCGCTGGGCAGCGAGGAGATCAAGGGTTTCGGTCTGACCCTGGGTATTGGTCTGACGATCAGCTTGTTTACCGCGTTGTTCGTTACCCGCCGGTACTATCACTTCATGACTGCGACCGATCCGGGGGTGGAAGAGACGCGTAAGGCCTGGCTTGCGACGGGCGTCCTGGTGGCCGCGGGTGCGATCTGCATGGGGCTTGGCTATCTGTTGAACACTGATCCCAAGGTGCGAGCCGAGTCCGGCTGGTGGGGCCTAGGCGGCCTGCTGCTCGTTCTTTTTTTAACCTCGCTGCTTCTGCTGGGCAGTCTCTATACGTTCCGGTTCCTGTATCGCGTGACCGGGTACTATAAGGCCAATCGACTGCCGATGCTCAAGCTGATCAACTTGACCAACATCGACTGGATGAGCATGGTCAAGTATCTGTGGCCGTGTTCGGGCATCTTCATTGTTCTGGGATTCACTCTGCTGTTCAGCATCGACAAGAGCCAGTACCTGGACATTGAGTTCCTGGGGGGTACGGGGGTGCAGGTTCAGATCAAACCTGAGCGTAGTGCCGATTTCGCGGTTGAGGGTGACGAGAAGGTGAAGGGGTATGTGACCAACGGGCGGGATGACACGCCGGCGACGGCGGTTGGTTGGCTGCGGCATGCGGCCAAGCAGGTTACGGAGGCGAGCGTGACGGCCTCGACGCAGGGTGCGGACCAGTACCTGATCACGACCGGCGAGGGTTTCACTCAGGCCCAGATGGAGGCGTTGTTGCTGCCCACGCTGGAGGAGTTCATCGTCCGCGGCGGCATCCGGCCGGCCGAGAACGGCTATCTCATCCAGTTCAATCCCGAGAAGATCCAGGGGCTTGTGACCGACGCGGCCTCGGCCCAGGTCAAGGTTCGGAGTGCCTCGGGATACATTTCCGCGGCCGCCAATCTGATGCGTGGGGCGCGGGTCCAGCTGGTTGAGGAGGGTTCGGGGAAGGAGACGCTGAAGGCCTACGAGATCATCGTGACCGAGACGCAGAAGACGCTGGTGGCTGAATCTCTGCTGGCGGCCATGCAGGATGTCCTGAAGGTGACCCAGTCCATCCAGGCCAAGATTCCCGAGAAGGCGAAGGCTACGGATGGTGTGTTCCCGATCAAGATGGGGGACAACACGCTGGTGGACGCCATTGGTGAGGATCTGGCTCGCGGTTCGGCCGAATCGGTTGCGGCCTTCAAGGGCGGGGTGGCCATCGTGTTTGACGACCTCACCCCGGTGGTCACTCCCCGGGAGATGGAGCGGCGGCTGCGGAACATGCGTCTGCAGCCTGATTTTGAGGATGCCGGATGGCGCGACGCGAAGGTCATTCCGCTGATTTCCGAGGCGGCTCCTCCGGGTACGTCGGCCGAGGATGTGAGCTGTAAGCGAATTGCCATCCTGGTGTCGGACCCGGCCATACCGTACATCGAGGGTGAGAGCAACGAGTCCTGGAAGACCCAGGTGGCGGGCAAGGAGCTGAAGCTGGCCGAGGAGGCTCTGGCTTCCTCGCGGGCCCTGGAGCGGGTGACCCAGTTTGCCCCGCAGGTTGCCCAGGAGGCGGTTCAGAAGGCGATCATTGCGATCGTGCTATCGCTGATCGCGATCGCCATTTATGTGTGGGTTCGGTTTGGCTCGGTCGGTTTTGGTCTGGGCGGCATCATCTCCCTGTTTCACGACGTGGCCACGACCATCGCCGCGCTGATGATCTGCCACCACATTCACGACACCTGGCTGGGCAGGCTGCTGATGCTCGAGGACTTCAAGTTTGACCTGAACATCATTGCCGCCCTGCTCACCATTCTGGGTTTCTCGATCAATGACACGATCGTCATCTACGACCGTATCCGCGAGATTCGTGGACGGCTGAGTACCGTTTCGCCGAACATCATCAACAATGCGGTCAACCAGACGCTGTCGCGAACCATTATCACGTCGTTCACGGTGTTCCTCTGCGTGGGGGCGATGTACTTCTTCGGAGGGGACGGGATTCACGGCTTCTGCTTCGCGATGCTCTTCGGCATCTTCACGGGCACGTACAGCACGGTGATGATTGCCAGCCCGATCCTGTATCACCCGCGGGTCATGTGGGTGACGACGATCGTGCTGAGTGCTTTGACCGCCCTGTTGATTGCCACGGTGGTGAGCATCGGTTGGCTGAGGTACACGTTGATGGTTCTGATCGTGGCCGGCGCGTTGTTTGCCCTGGTTCGGCAGTGGGCGGCCACGGCGGGGGCGAGGGAGCCTGTCCGGGCGGGGGTGACGGCGTAG